In Chthoniobacterales bacterium, one DNA window encodes the following:
- a CDS encoding ABC transporter substrate-binding protein has protein sequence MKTLLLSMLATAGLAASLFAADEIVVGEFASLTGGNASFGQSSHKGTQLAVDEINATGGLLGKKIKLITEDDQSTAGQPATIVQKFISQDKVIAVLGEVASSKSLEAAPICQQNKIPMISPASTNPKVTEVGDYIFRVCFIDPFQGTVMAKFAQSKGWKRVAVLTDVKQDYSVGLAKFFVEGFKKNGGEIVKEQSYSTGDKDFKAQLTSMKSLKPEAIFLPGYYGEVSLIAKQAKLLGLKCPLLGGDGWVGDSLLKVAGNSLDGSFFSCHFSAQDKSPVVQSFVEKFKAKNGAVPDDMAALGYDSAMILAEAIKKAGTTDGDKLREAIAATKDHPGITGSITLDEQRNARKPAVILKIADGGFQFEQAVAP, from the coding sequence ATGAAAACACTTCTCCTTTCCATGCTCGCCACCGCCGGACTCGCTGCTTCTCTTTTTGCTGCCGATGAAATCGTCGTAGGCGAATTTGCCTCGCTCACTGGCGGCAACGCCAGCTTCGGCCAGTCGTCCCACAAAGGAACCCAACTCGCCGTGGACGAAATCAATGCCACCGGCGGCCTCCTCGGGAAAAAGATCAAGCTGATTACTGAGGACGATCAATCGACCGCAGGCCAGCCTGCGACCATTGTTCAGAAATTCATTTCCCAGGATAAAGTCATCGCCGTGCTCGGCGAGGTCGCGTCCTCCAAATCGCTCGAAGCCGCTCCGATCTGCCAGCAAAACAAGATCCCGATGATCTCCCCGGCTTCAACGAATCCGAAGGTGACTGAGGTGGGCGATTACATTTTCCGCGTCTGCTTCATCGACCCTTTTCAAGGCACGGTGATGGCCAAGTTTGCCCAGTCAAAGGGCTGGAAACGGGTCGCGGTGCTGACCGATGTGAAGCAGGATTACAGCGTGGGTCTGGCGAAATTCTTCGTCGAAGGCTTCAAAAAAAATGGCGGCGAGATTGTGAAGGAACAGAGCTACAGCACGGGCGACAAGGATTTCAAAGCCCAGCTCACCTCGATGAAATCGCTGAAGCCCGAGGCGATTTTTCTGCCCGGCTATTACGGCGAAGTCTCGCTGATCGCCAAGCAGGCGAAGCTCCTCGGGTTGAAATGTCCGCTGCTCGGCGGCGACGGCTGGGTGGGCGATTCGTTGTTGAAAGTCGCGGGCAACTCGCTCGACGGCTCGTTTTTCTCCTGCCATTTCTCGGCCCAGGACAAGTCGCCGGTCGTGCAGAGTTTTGTGGAGAAATTCAAAGCCAAAAACGGCGCAGTGCCTGACGACATGGCTGCGCTCGGCTATGACAGCGCGATGATTCTGGCTGAGGCGATCAAAAAGGCAGGCACCACCGACGGCGACAAACTGCGCGAAGCCATCGCCGCGACGAAGGATCACCCCGGCATCACGGGCAGCATCACGCTCGACGAGCAGCGCAACGCCCGTAAGCCAGCGGTGATTTTGAAAATCGCAGACGGCGGATTCCAGTTCGAGCAAGCTGTCGCTCCGTAA
- a CDS encoding aldo/keto reductase, translated as MITDNPATDIRSSVTLATGAAMPMLGFGTWKMKPDGEAQTAVRIALELGYRHIDTAAAYENEDGVGEGIRDSGIPRGEIFLTTKVWNDDIRGGTEAVLKAADDSLRLLGTDYVDLLLLHWPIPTADAAAWRAMETLLADGRARAIGVCNYMPDQLESFLTRIDTPPMVNQVEFHPYLTQPELLALNRRHGIVQEAWSPIMQGTVKDVPELRAIADAHGKSPSQIVLRWDLQQGVVTIPKSSNAGRIQENTDLYDFELSSSEMEAISALNCGKRFGPDPHHFGF; from the coding sequence ATGATCACCGATAATCCCGCGACCGACATTCGGAGCAGCGTCACCCTCGCCACCGGAGCCGCCATGCCGATGCTCGGCTTTGGCACCTGGAAAATGAAACCCGACGGCGAGGCGCAGACGGCTGTTCGCATCGCGCTCGAACTCGGCTATCGCCACATCGACACCGCAGCCGCATATGAAAACGAGGACGGCGTGGGCGAAGGCATTCGCGACAGCGGTATCCCGCGCGGTGAGATTTTTCTCACGACGAAGGTCTGGAACGACGACATTCGCGGCGGCACCGAGGCCGTTTTGAAGGCTGCCGATGATTCGCTCCGGCTCCTCGGCACGGATTATGTCGATCTTTTACTGCTGCACTGGCCGATTCCGACGGCCGACGCGGCGGCTTGGCGCGCGATGGAGACATTGCTCGCCGATGGTCGCGCCCGGGCGATCGGCGTTTGCAATTACATGCCCGACCAGTTGGAATCGTTTCTCACTCGCATCGACACGCCGCCGATGGTGAACCAGGTCGAGTTTCATCCGTATCTCACCCAACCCGAATTACTGGCGCTAAATCGCCGTCACGGCATTGTGCAGGAGGCGTGGTCGCCGATCATGCAAGGCACGGTGAAGGACGTGCCGGAACTCCGCGCCATCGCTGACGCGCACGGCAAATCGCCCTCGCAAATCGTCCTACGCTGGGATTTGCAGCAGGGCGTGGTCACGATTCCGAAGTCGTCGAACGCAGGTCGCATCCAAGAAAATACGGATCTCTACGACTTTGAGTTGAGTTCGAGCGAAATGGAGGCCATCTCGGCCTTGAATTGCGGCAAACGCTTCGGCCCCGACCCGCATCATTTCGGCTTTTGA
- a CDS encoding DUF72 domain-containing protein, whose translation MKHWIGTSGFQYPEWKGTFYPETMPVSKMLPFYAERFSTTEINYSFRRIPSPKTIQGWSDATPARFKFSLKAPQKVTHFAKLRDSADTLNYFESIIAMLGEKRGVVLFQLPPTFQKDAVLLDDFLRDVPISMRVAFEFRHASWFDDAVFQTLRSHNAALCIAESADLSTPPEVTADFGYLRLRREDYTTTDIRKWAETIQKTSSQWSEAFIYFKHEESGVGPKFARQMIGMLVES comes from the coding sequence ATGAAACACTGGATAGGCACCTCGGGATTTCAATATCCGGAATGGAAGGGGACGTTCTATCCAGAGACGATGCCTGTTAGCAAGATGCTGCCGTTTTATGCGGAGCGATTTTCCACCACGGAGATCAATTATTCTTTCCGCCGCATCCCGAGTCCGAAGACGATCCAGGGCTGGTCGGATGCAACTCCGGCTCGGTTCAAGTTCAGCCTGAAGGCGCCGCAAAAGGTGACGCACTTCGCCAAGCTGCGCGATTCTGCGGACACTCTGAACTACTTCGAGAGCATCATTGCGATGCTAGGAGAAAAGCGCGGCGTGGTCTTGTTTCAGTTGCCGCCGACGTTTCAGAAAGACGCGGTTTTGCTGGACGACTTCCTCCGAGACGTGCCGATATCGATGCGAGTCGCCTTTGAGTTTCGTCATGCCTCGTGGTTTGACGACGCGGTTTTCCAGACGCTGCGCTCGCACAATGCCGCGCTTTGCATCGCGGAGAGCGCCGATCTTTCCACGCCGCCCGAGGTCACGGCAGACTTCGGTTATCTGCGTTTACGGCGCGAGGATTATACGACGACGGACATCCGGAAATGGGCGGAGACGATTCAAAAAACCAGCTCGCAGTGGAGTGAGGCTTTTATCTATTTCAAGCACGAGGAAAGCGGAGTCGGGCCGAAGTTTGCTCGGCAGATGATCGGGATGTTAGTCGAGTCCTAG
- a CDS encoding SDR family oxidoreductase, protein MSTLEDPRELYPKPPFSKAKQPPPGSEEAMDPPADHGESTYRGTGRLEGRKALVTGADSGIGRAVAIAFAREGADVAIAYLEEDDDARETGRLVREAGREAVLVRGDLESPEDCQRIAEESLEALGCIDILVNNAAYQRTYSKLEEIPDDEFERHFAVNIFGMFRLCKRLLPQMPAGGVVINTASIQSVDPSENLLPYAATKAAIASFTKSLASLAMKQGVRVNAVAPGPVWTPLIPSTMPAEKASQFGANTIFERPGQPAEMAPIFVFLASNEASYVSGEIYGATGAQMPI, encoded by the coding sequence ATGAGCACACTCGAAGATCCGCGCGAACTCTACCCGAAACCGCCCTTTTCCAAGGCTAAACAACCCCCTCCCGGCAGCGAAGAGGCGATGGATCCACCCGCCGATCACGGCGAATCCACCTATCGAGGCACGGGCCGATTGGAGGGCCGCAAAGCTCTCGTCACCGGGGCCGACAGCGGGATCGGACGCGCGGTGGCGATTGCCTTTGCCCGCGAGGGAGCCGACGTGGCGATTGCCTATCTGGAGGAGGACGACGACGCGCGGGAAACCGGGCGGCTGGTGCGCGAGGCCGGCCGCGAGGCGGTGCTGGTGCGAGGTGATCTGGAGTCGCCGGAGGATTGCCAGCGAATCGCCGAGGAGTCGCTCGAAGCCCTGGGCTGCATCGATATTTTGGTGAACAACGCCGCGTATCAGAGGACGTATTCCAAATTGGAGGAAATCCCCGACGACGAGTTTGAGCGGCATTTCGCGGTGAATATTTTTGGGATGTTTCGCCTCTGTAAACGCCTCCTCCCGCAGATGCCAGCGGGCGGCGTGGTCATCAACACCGCGTCGATTCAGTCCGTCGATCCGAGTGAGAATCTACTCCCTTACGCTGCGACCAAGGCTGCGATTGCGAGCTTCACGAAATCCCTCGCGTCACTCGCCATGAAGCAGGGCGTGCGGGTGAATGCGGTTGCACCCGGACCCGTCTGGACGCCGCTTATTCCCTCGACGATGCCGGCGGAAAAGGCGAGCCAGTTTGGGGCGAACACCATCTTCGAGCGGCCCGGCCAGCCTGCGGAAATGGCTCCGATCTTTGTCTTTCTCGCGAGCAACGAGGCCAGCTACGTCTCCGGCGAAATCTACGGAGCCACGGGCGCTCAGATGCCGATCTAA
- a CDS encoding Ku protein, translated as MRALWKGAISFGLVTIPVSLYPATRREELKFKLLRSSDLSPVSYKRVAEADGKEVPWDQIVKGYEHEKGKFVVIKDEDFARVDVEATQTVDIMNFVKIEDVNPLLFYKPYFLEAGKGGDKAYVLLRDALVESGKIAIAKVVIRTRQHLAAVKPQKAGLMLELMHFPSELVDVSEFTAPAEKSVGKAEMQMAQQLITSMTTEWDPEEYTDEYHEAVEKMIEEKIEKGDAGSPAPAKTKRPTNVVDLVSVLQQSIQQTKSKPAAKKPPAKAPAKRKKAA; from the coding sequence ATGAGAGCCCTCTGGAAAGGTGCCATTAGTTTTGGCCTGGTCACCATCCCGGTGTCGCTCTATCCGGCGACGCGCCGGGAGGAGTTGAAGTTCAAGTTGCTGCGCTCCAGCGACCTCAGCCCGGTCAGTTATAAACGGGTCGCGGAAGCCGATGGCAAAGAGGTGCCGTGGGATCAAATCGTGAAGGGCTACGAGCACGAGAAAGGGAAATTCGTCGTCATCAAGGACGAGGATTTTGCCCGCGTGGATGTCGAGGCGACGCAGACGGTGGACATCATGAACTTCGTAAAAATCGAAGACGTGAACCCGCTGCTTTTCTACAAACCCTACTTTCTCGAAGCGGGCAAAGGCGGCGATAAAGCCTACGTGCTCCTGCGCGACGCCCTCGTCGAGTCGGGTAAGATCGCGATCGCAAAAGTGGTCATCCGCACCCGGCAACATCTCGCTGCGGTGAAGCCACAGAAAGCTGGCCTCATGCTGGAACTGATGCATTTTCCGAGCGAACTGGTCGATGTTTCTGAGTTCACCGCGCCCGCTGAGAAGAGTGTGGGGAAGGCCGAAATGCAAATGGCCCAGCAGCTCATTACCAGCATGACGACCGAGTGGGACCCGGAGGAATACACCGACGAATACCACGAGGCGGTGGAAAAAATGATCGAGGAAAAAATCGAGAAAGGCGACGCTGGCTCGCCTGCCCCGGCGAAAACGAAGCGCCCAACAAACGTGGTCGATCTGGTTTCCGTCTTGCAGCAAAGCATTCAGCAAACCAAGTCCAAGCCGGCCGCGAAAAAGCCTCCGGCAAAGGCTCCCGCGAAACGCAAGAAAGCCGCCTAA